Part of the Arachis hypogaea cultivar Tifrunner chromosome 6, arahy.Tifrunner.gnm2.J5K5, whole genome shotgun sequence genome, ACCTTGGTTGGCCAAGCCAAGGATGCAGCTCTTACACTCAAAGAGCCTAGAGGAAAATAAGCACACAGCTTATTTCATATTCAAAATCAACTTCAActctatttcataaataaaaggtaCATGAGTTATTTATAATAGTAGGAGAAGGAAAAACATTCATAACTTAGACGATGTGGGACTAAAACATAACACAAAGTTCACTATCCTAAACAATATGGGACTTATATTCCCTTattataattaactaatataattaacctacTAACTCTACTTGCTCTTGCGTCAGCTCCTTATTTGAAATTGTACCTCTATTTATCTGTTTTGCCAAATTAACTAGAACTTTATGCCATCTCTATGCTGCCCTTTAATTTTAGGCCTTTtcatttctattattatttttaaatgagTTGTCTTGATAGTTTTTTTAGTAGAATTGCAGCATCATGCTTTACTTTAATAAGGATGTTAAGCTAGCTTGATTGAGTTTATGAAATCTTAGGCAAAGTGATGATCTCTTGAGCATATTTTGTTTACCATTATTCTTTTAAGTTGATCAATTTTTCTGCTTCTTTTATCTGAAGATTCTGAACATGAGAATCTACTTTTCAGTTTTAGATTTCTAGACCTTAGCAAGTTCAGTCCTATTGCTCAACATACTAGTTATTTCCTTGAGATGTAGTTTGACTTTGGCAGGGGAATATTGTGGGACCACACTCAATTATGATTCTAGCTTTATTGCTGGGAAGCTTTCTTCATGTCCACTAAATTGCCTCCATGTGTGAGGTTGATTCTAGTAATGTTAAAGTATTATATTTTCTATTAACTGTCTACTAATGCCAATGTAAGATTTAATCTATTAAGTAATTTAAGATCGCACATACGATTTGATGCTCCATGCATAGGCTAGCCGACATATAAGGTATAAGATGTAACCTGGTAATTATGTCATTTATAAGTTGATCTTTTCAATTGTATACGTTGATATGCCTCTTTGTTTCAAGTCTAGATTAGATATAATTTGGGAggtttatttgatttaattgtaTGAGACTAATGATCTAATTCACATATAGAGAACATAGTTTAATCTAATTCCGAATGAGTTGATAATTAATGATATAGTGACacctattattataatttatcttacAATTGAATTAATACTAATgggtattttttttaactaaaagtcTAATAAATTCATGAATAAATCCATGCATCATACACTATACTATATATACATTAGTCaatataatcaatgcacatttcttttattttaatatttagttaaGTTTAAGTCTATTTTTGTTCAAGCTTTCGATAGTTATCTATCCACTACTGCTGCCACTTCTTTATTCTGCTACTCCTATGATACTATAATTATGTACTACTGAATAGCTATTCGCTGCCGCTACTACCTTTCTAATTCTGCTTCTGCTGCGCTACCACTTTGCTGCTGTTGTGGTACGAATTAAGATAGTAATTAAGGTTGGTTTATGCAATTTTCACTACATCTATTAAATTGTTATTAATGTTATGCGTGTAACTTAGTGCTTTCTTGAGGCACTCATCACTTTAGAACCTTCTTTAAGCATtgctgaaatttaatttttttgttattttatgtctaatGCCTTTAAATTATTTTGGAGGCTTGCACAACATTGTCTCTTAGTTAATTAGGAAGCTAGATTCGTAGTTAGTGAGACTAATAGTAAGGACTTCAATCTACAAAACTTAGCTATCTATTTGAAATATATAGATTTTTGATGGATGTGTCCAAGGGCTGGATGGATACACCACGTCATGAGAAAGAATATCAAGTTGGTGTAGAAAGATTTTTACACTTTGCTTTCTCATCAACGAGAGTTTCTCAAGGGGATGAAATTCAATGCCTATGTGCAAAGTGTTGTAATAGAATTTGGATAAAAAGAGATGATGTATATGATCATCTAATATGCCATGGTTTTGTAGAAGGTTATAGGTGGTGGTTTAATCATGAGAAATCACTTATTTCTATGGATATTAACAGTGACATAAACGGTGAATATAACTGCAATGATAACATTGATGAGTTACATGATAGATTTAGAGATACTCACAAGTTGACGAACAAAACATGGGGCCCAACAAATATGCAAAGGAATTTTATAAATTAGTAGACGAGGCAAGCCAAGAACTACACCCTAGGTGTAAAGAATTCACAAGATTATCGTTTACCATCCGTCTTTACTTGTTAAAATGCTTGCATGATTGGAGTAATGCATCATTTACTTCACTCTTGAAATTATTGAAAGAAGGAATGTCATATTTGAATATTCCTATTTCTTTTCATAAAACCAAGAATATGGTGAAAAACTTGGGTCTTAACTACCAAAAGATCGATGCATGTCGCAATGACTGCATGTTGTATCGGAACGGGTATGAGAATGACTCATCTTGCCATGTCTGTGGAACATCCCATTATATTTAGCATCATGTAGAAGAGGATGATGTTACCTGACAAACGGATTTTTGCatagtttagaatttcacaaataaattctcgttgaaagcatagcttctaaaccaacaaagaatcctttcatgcaaaagttttggttgtcacaagtaacaaaccccctaataaaattgataaccaaagtatttaaacctcggatcgtctctcaaggaattgcagggaagtgttcttgttattggttatgtaaaagtatattttagggtttttaaaagataagaagcaagaatagtaaatggaaaaaggaataaactaataactagaaaagctcttagcaaggtatgagaactggatgtcctatcctagttattcttatcaattatgatgagaattattcattgctcccacttggtcaacctctaactatgaagatatgtcaagtggataaatcaatttgattttccaggtcctagtcaactcctatggaaagactagagttagtggaattcaaattaaCTAGCAAACATAATAATTAtccatcaacaaaggagtttgataactcaagtgccaccaattactcaatcaaagccaagagattcaacaacaataaatggagaaacaaacaataaacatgaaatacctcaaattgcattaataagagaaatcaaatataacatgagaattcataaattaaagtaatagaataaataaaagtggaagaaaaactaaattaaaggaacattgaacctggaattgggaagaaataaacctaaaactaagagaaatcctaaatcctaaaacctagaaagaggagagagcctctcactctagaaactacatctaaaacctataTTTGTGTGAATGAAAAGTTGTctaatgaatgaatgattctcccactctgcagcctctaatttgtatttttttgggccaaaaactgggtgaaaatagcccagaaattgcccccagcaatttttgCAGTCGCAGTACATCGCGCAtgtcgcgcgtacgcgccaggtgcgcgccgATGGACTTTTTGCCAATGTGCAGGTGCGCGTCGCCTAGCTTCATggccactatgacaaattatatatcatttcgaagccttaGACGTTAGCTTTcgaacgcaactgaaaccgcctcatttgaacctctattgctcaagttatgatcgattgagtgcggaGAGGTCAgagctgacagctttgcagttccttcagcttcttgtattccttccacttttgcatgcttcctttccatcctctacaccattcctgccctgtaatctctgaaaacacttaacacatatatcaaggcatcgattGGTAATGAGAGAggtttaaaattagctaaattaagaccaaagaaatatgttttcaatcatagcacaaaatcaggaaggaaaatgtaaaacatgcaatttacatgaatgtgatattagtggataaaatccactcaattaagcacaagatgtaccacgaaatagtggtgcatcattaCCTCATCTAAAAAGCCTCGCAAAGTTGCTGCGAAAACTCTAACGCATTTTCCTTTAATCCCCAGACTTCAACGGCTTTATATGTGCACAAGAACTATCGAAGCTATGTCTTGGCATTATAATGAGCGTGTTAAAGACGAGTCGTTCAGGCATCCTGCCGATGGTGAATCTTGGAAAGCATTTGACAAtcgatataaaaattttaaaaatgagcCTCGTAATGTGAGACTTGGGTTAGCAAGCAATAGATTCAATCCATTTCAAACTTTGAGCAGTACACACAGTACATGACCTGTTGTTCTGATGGTGTATAATTTACTCCCTTGGATGAGCATGAAGTCtgattattttattctatctTTACTCATTCCTGGACCACAATCATCGAAAAATGATATTGATGTTTTTCTTCAACTGTTGattgaagaattaaaagaacTGTGGGAGTCAGGTGTCGAAACATATGATTTCAAAGAAAACAAAACATTCAACTTGAGAGCATGTCTTTTGTGGACAATTAATGATTTTTCTACGTATGCTATATTATCTGAATGGAGTAAAAAGGAAAAATTGGCTTGTCCATGTTGTAATGATGAGACTTCATCTATCTATCTAAAACATAGTCACAAGACTGTCTATATAGATCACTGAAGGGTTTTACCCATGAACTGTCCATGGAGGCATAACAAAAGATCTTTCAATAGAAAAATTGAACTCAGGTCTCCACCGCAGTTATTAGAGGGTTCAACTGTATTTGATATATTGCCGGAGgtagataattttttttgggaAGAAGCAAAAGAGATCAAAGAATGGCATATCAAATTGGAAAAAGCGGTCAATCTTTTTTGATTTACCATATTGGAAGTACAACATGTTTAGACACAACCTTGAtgtcatgcacatagagaagaatatAGTTGATAGCATAATTAGAACTCTTTTAGATATTCCCGAAAAGACAAAAGATCATACAGCTACTCATTTTGACCTTAAAAACGTGGGTATCAGGAAAAACCTTCAACCAAAAGATACGAAGGATGGTAAAAAAAACTATGTTAGCAAAGGCATGCTTCTCAATGACTCCAGCAGAGAAAACAATCTTTTGTAGTGTGTTAAAAGCGGCAAAATTACCAGAAGATAGTGCTTCCAATATTGCTCGATGTGTGTATGAAACAGAAATGAAGATTTCTAGTTACAAGACACATGATGCTCATTTCATGTTGCATTACTTGTTCTAAGTACCAATTAAGAGCATACTTCCTGACCATGTTGCCATCGCTCTAGTTCGATTATGTTCATTTTTTGCCGAATATGTCAGAAGGTAATTAGCCTATATAAGGTAGTTAACTTAGAAGCAGAGATTGCTGAGATATTATGCCAATTGGAAAGGATTTTTCTTCCTAGACTTTTTGACATAATGGTGCACTTGCCTATTTATTTGGCAAATAAAGTGAGGTTAGGTGGTCCAGTTCAACATCATTGGATGTACCCTGTTGAACGGTATATGTGCACACTAAAATCGTATGTTTGTAATAGACGTCGTCCAGAAGGATCTATTACCGAAGGATATATGGCTAATGAGTGTATAAACTTTTGCTTAAGATATTTGCATGAAGATGTTCAGACAATATTCAATAGAATCCCTTGAAACAATGATGAGAGTGTTTCAGATGAGTTGTGAACTCCTAGTTTATTTCCAAGCAAAGGATGTCCCCTTGGTGGAAAAATGGCAGATGGAATTTTTTCAAGGGCAGCCTATAGGTCCAACCAAGGAGGTTGTATCTGACCTCAACCAACTATTGGGCACAATAATTAGAAACTCTTGTTTTGTGACTTTGCTATATACTAGTTGGCATGGTGTGCCTAAAAAAACTCAAAGAAGACACGCAGTAATATGTCATTGTATGTAAATATGGCATTAtggataattttttgttaatttatttgtcaCATTATTTGTGCTAACCATTGACATTCTAATGTGTTGTGTTGCATAGCAAAAGTTCGTTCTTCTCACAAGTTCAAAGCCGTGGGTAATGCGGGAATTTTGTGGTGCATGAAAAAAATACAAGggtgaaataaaaaaagaacattTCTTGAAGTACAACACAAAAAAAGAAATGATAAAGAATCGACCATTAGAGATTCTCGAGGTTCAATTTTACAAACTAATTCGGTATTGGAGTCTTCCAGCTATCAAGGTAATATTGTCTTTTATTTCTTCCTATGTACCATCAAGCATACTATCATTGATTCTTCATGTTCCTAAACTTAGGTGTTTTGAAGAAAAGTGACATGATGTCTTGTAAGAATTATAATATCTCTTCTTCATGTTTATATTTAGGCTATCTCTGCTAAGAATACTAAAAATAGGTCAAAGCAAACATGTCCTCACCGAATAAGATCCACAAAGTTTGGAATAGTGCGTAAGCAGCTAgtaatataacttatttttttgtgatttttcttttatatatattcatGGTGTAGTTGTCTAGTTAGTATGCTTCATGTAAACTTTTCTCTATGTACTCTAGAACAATTCTAAAGAGAACAGTGAAAAACCATCAAGGGCTGAAGTTTTCATAGCAACTCGCACaagtaaaaaaggaaaagaaattgatGCTAAAACACAAACTACAATTGTGAGTTGTTTGTATTTGTATTTAGATATGTACAATATGAATTCTAAAGTGATTTCTATTTATATTGAGTTAATGCGACTTTGTATTTTATTAGTTGTTGCTTTTTGATAGACTGAACTTCAGAACCATTTAGAGGcaggagaaaatgatgaagatgcACATATAGGAGTGCTAGGAAAGGACCAACCAAGTCGAGTTCATTGTTATGGGACTTCGATTATAAGAAGCTCTCTTAAAATGGATTAGGAGATTCGCCACATAAAAGTTGAATACAACACTAAGATCTCATCATTAGAGAAGAAGATGGACGGTGTATATGGTTTATTAAAGGTATTGGTGCACCAAATCAATCCTAGAATGAGCGATGAAGAGGTAGCAGCCTTAGTGCAAGCTGCCCAAAATTCTCCTTTGGATACCTCAAGTAGTAGAGCAAGAAATACCCCTCGCTCCTCCAAATCAACTCACATTCCACACAAAGATGATTTAAGtaatcttttctattttattgtCATAGAGATatactaataaaaagaaaaaaaacaatggTCACTGTCATGTTGCTCCagattttagaattttatttttcatgttaaATTTTCTGTTTATAGATCATGCTACTGTTGCTGGCTGAATAAGTATtgttaaaatactatttatttttgtaaaataccAATTATATGTTATATAAAGTTGTTGGGTTGTGAAATCAAATTAGTATAACAATTTTGCCTTtttaatattatacatatttaaatGCGACCAATTaccaataaaattatatatattgcatGCATTTATGTATTGAAAggaacattttttttcttatatcttACTAAACCAGGATGCATGAGATCCCTTAATAATATAAACAAATTAGTGAGTATTAGAAATTCATGAACTTATGGAGTACCTGAATCTGCCGTACGAGTCACTACTTTAGCACTAACAAAATTCACTCAAGTTGGtgaaattaattgattttaatttttatctaagtGCTTGATATGATGCAATACACATTTCTTCAAAGTTGCTACCTAACATGCATTGCCTTACATCTTGAGCTGCCAAAATTGAAATGTTAAGTTACATTCTGAAAAAGTTGTAGGTGTTCATTTGTGTTTTATATTTTGCAGGGCAGTGGTCAAAACAATCTCGTTCACAATGGATGATACATGAAGATTTATATTTTGTAATGAAGTACAAGAAGTAGATAATATAATAGTTGTTGGAATCCTAATTCATGTATTAGGAATTCATGGGTAGTtgttattttggtattttgttagAGCATGTTATGTGATCATACTTTTTTTGTGACAACTTTATGAAGGTTGGATTAGTTGATTTAAAATTATTGGTCATtgactaaattataaaattatctatGAATTTTGTAAGATTTTATTACAAAGATTAAAAAGAATAATTAGGTTATTGACCAAACttatagccacgcttttaaagcgtggccatatggcCATATCTttgtctattgccacgcttttcaagcgtggccATGTTATCATCTATTGCCACGCTtctaaagcgtggccatatctcctcTATTGCCACCCTTATAAAGCGTGACCATATCTCCTCTATTGCCACGCTTCTAATGCGTGGCCATATCTCCTCTATTgccacgttttaaaagcgtggccctaTCCTCCGCATacggctacgctttaaaagcgtggccatatcttcCACCTACGGCCACATTTTTAAACGTGGCAATCTGTAAAAAGCGTGACAAAAAAAGTGTGGCAATAGAGCAACCGTCACTCTTGCAGACGTCACCTTTTCATCAAAAGTATGACGGTAGTTCAAAAAACGTGGTAAAAAattatcgccacgctttttataattttttgccatgttttaaaagcgtggcaatagagctaTTTTTTTGTAGTGAGAGAATTACAAAGTAAAAGAATATATAACGTTGTTTTTGAAATAGTTATAGGGACTATGTCAATCTCATTTTTGAAACAATTACAAGAACTAATTTGTCCATTTCGTTTTTAAAATAGCTACATAGATTGATTTATTCATTTTGCTAGACACATAGACACTTAATAATTATGTGTACAAATTAACATGTTATATCAATAATTATGTTAGCGAATAATGAGTAATAATAGAGAAATCTGGCCAAAGACTACGGTATCTAATGAAGATAAGTGTTGGAATCGAATTGTATTGTATATTAAATTTGtacgagatgtctctggtacgggttgagagatggatcgggaaCCTGCGGGTCGAGTCGGATGTCGGATCGCTTGGCttggagcaatggggggaggtacctgcaaagacactccaatgctcaagtcagaatggatctaagaggtagaaggtgtggtgaatgaatgaatacctgatggacctgggtcctctatttataggtgatgctggatatttttatcttatcttattaggTTAAGATACGGGAGATGTTTGAATTCAAAAGTTGGTTGGAAACTTCTGTAGGCCGGTGTAAAACCTTCCAGAAGGTTTTGATGGTTCGGACCCAAGTGGCCGAGTTTGGGGTTGTCCCGGGTTAGGAGATCCGTGGGTCGGATCCGTAACAAAATTCTTTTGAATATTAAAGTGTTTTCTTTTAAAAAGTTTATTAGAGactgatttaaaaaattatttcattataaaaatttaaaatacaagcgtaatgttatttttattatttttgtattttttttaatggtacacctataatttttaaaagtgaatgataaaaaataaacgatgttaacaaaataaaaaaaataaacaataaaaatatatagaaaaaataatgCAACTATCATTTCTCAATATATAAATTTGTGATAGGGAGGTGACCCCAGCAAAGCAATGCATGATGCATCAGCTTTCCAGTTGTTGTCCCTACCTGTACCACTCCTTTAAAACCTTCCTTCCGCACATCAAATCTCCAAAGTTTCCTTAACTACATTTATCTTAAAAcggaaaaaatatagaaaaaaaaaagatgggcAAAAAAATGAAGCTCCCCTCTCTTCTCAAGAAcacttctgcttctgcttcttcttcttcttcttcttgggcTTGGCCTTCATGTCACCAACCAAAAACCCACTCTTTCAGAGCCACCAAAGAAATCTTCAAGACCTACTTCGACGCCACCGTCACCGCCATGGACACGCTACTTCTCAACACCTCCGAAGACTCCTTCTTCACCGTGTCTCCGGACTCCACCAGCTTCTCAACCACTTCCGACGACGACTATACACCGTCAACAAAAGACGACTCATCTCTCGAGACCGTCATTCGCGGCTTGCGCCACCGCTCCGACCGCCTGTTCTTCGACCCGGACGACGGCAGTTCCATCATAGAAGCAAAATCAGTTACCGCAACGGGAACAGCGGGAGCGTCGTGGTCGTTGCCGTTGTTCAAGGACAGCGTGGCGTTGTCCATGGAGTCACGAGATCCTTACGTGGATTTCAGAAAGTCCATGGAAGAAATGGTGGAGGCCCATGGAGTGAAAGATTGGGAAGGTCTTGAAGCGCTTCTTGGTTGGTACTTGAAGGTTAATGGGAAGAGCAATCATGGATATATAGTTGGTGCTTTCGTTGATTTATTAGTCTCTCTTACActtgcttcatcttcttcttctactacttcatCTTCtgattctccttcttcttcttcttcctattctccttcttctcctttgtCCTTTTATAGTTCTTCACTCTCTTCCTCTTGTGTTTCTTGCTTGGAGGCTGAACAAGAACCACAAGaggttgatgatggtgatgataatGATACTCCTCCTGCTTCTTCGTCTTCGTTGTTGGAGCAAGATAAGGAGGAGATCAAATATGAAcatgttgcttcttcttcttcttcttcatcttcctcaAAAGTCTAAGCTTTTGTTTATCATAAAACTATTCATCATCAAACTTTAAACTTATTAGACAGATATATGTATCGAAAAGAATTGTATTATTGTTGTGTACTTTTTAGGCTCCAAAAATTCTATTATTATGTATCTCTTTTTTGAAATATATCCGAATTTTATTATTCGGATGGACTGATCTGACTCATAGTAGATTGTATCTGCTACTCCTAACACGATATGTGGCTTCTAGCAGAATTGTAATTTATTAGTATAAGTAACAATTTCTTTTTCATGATTTTCATGGCGAGCTAATTTCTTATCCAATATATGTGCGCTGGCCTTCATGGAGGGGAACTTGAGAGTATTATCACTTtctatttttcccaatttaattatGAGAATGTTTTAAAAACTAAGCTTACACAGTTAATATTGCAGTCAATACCAACGTATATAAGAAATACAATATTGAAATTAGGAAATTAGTTGCTTTAATATTATTTCTTATCATTCcactttaattatatatgttcctGCATGAAAGACACATACATAGGGGTGGAAAATCCTATTTTTGTCTTAATCTTTATTATGCTTCGTTCATTGccatttatgtaaaaaatattatctcttatcaaatctaatttatatatatGGTTAAATGACACCAAAATTCTCAACCAattaattgcattaattaaatTTCATTACGCAGACAGTGTCACTATTTGttactgaatttgaaaatagttttGCTTAGCAAACATTAGGTTATTTGTAGAAATTAATTCATAAACGTGGTAGCTAGAAATACAAGAGAGTTAGCTAGTTAGGTTAGTGCTTTGCTTCAACGGCATTGTGATATTTATGACATTCAGAGTTTCATGCGAGTAACTTGTTGCTATAGCCATACCTTTTAGGCTTTTACTCTCTTGTTCGGTACATGTTTGAATTTGGAAAAATTAATATGCTAAGCAGAGACAAGAAAAAAACATAACATTTTACCTATTGAGTATGGTGGCTACTCACATAAAGTTATCTTTACGCAATATGTGAtgaaaataatacataaaaattattatataataatttagctaaatatattaaattattttattatttttatttgaaaaatttttaaaatcagtaatttttagtagttttgatcattatttaactagcataatattaaattactttttaataaataaattttattaattcgtatgtataaatttaaaatatgaatgtaaattacattaatttatgtgtacaaaattttaataaatatatgtgtaaattatgtattttttatatgtaCAAAATGAATGTAAATATGAATGCAAATTATTACTTGTCAAGcgctcataaaaaataataatatttactagtCATGTAATATTGAtctttttatttgtcattttcacataaaaataattggtttaattattctgttggtttctatagttttgcaaaattttcaattaggttcctatacttttttttccttttaattgagtctctgtaccaaatttttttttcaattaggtccattttagtagtaattggcttaattatatagggaccaaattaaaaaaaattgtgcagggactcaaataaaaaaaaatataaggactcaattgaaaaaaaatagtgcagggaccaattaaaaaaaagtatagaaaccttattaaaaatttcgcgaaactataaagaccaacagaataattaaaccaaaataatttcatagaagtgatctccattattaatattatcttggatataaattatttatgataaataaataatagggTTGAATTTTCTAAAAGATTTTCATGTGTTATTAATTAATGTAATgtcttaattaataatatttacagATTAAAGAACTAGTTAATAATAATCCAGTAGCAGCACTTCTTGTGGAAGGTCCACCGTTTGATACTCTGCACTTGTATTGATCAGAAGTGAAATGAAGAAGGAGATCAGAGCCGTTAGTTTTAAATTGGAAAGTCATTATCAAATGATGTATACAAATCCATGGCAGAATTTTGGCGTGGTCCTGCTTAAACTCATATCCTGTGCAACTGCAGCAACCAGAATTATCTTAGGCTTTgagttgatttttttaataatttattattatttaattaatttaaatatccaTTTTACgtattaattgtttaaaaaataaaaaaattaattatttatattttttttctaaaaaccgaataaaagataaaatttaaaggATATATAGTTAGACTAAAAAAACAAACAGTGAAATTAAATTTCATTGTCTTGGACCATAGGGATAATAATAAGAAggattttgtttaaaaaaaaaaaagaaaagaaaaaaaacaccaAA contains:
- the LOC112696744 gene encoding transcription repressor OFP13; translated protein: MGKKMKLPSLLKNTSASASSSSSSWAWPSCHQPKTHSFRATKEIFKTYFDATVTAMDTLLLNTSEDSFFTVSPDSTSFSTTSDDDYTPSTKDDSSLETVIRGLRHRSDRLFFDPDDGSSIIEAKSVTATGTAGASWSLPLFKDSVALSMESRDPYVDFRKSMEEMVEAHGVKDWEGLEALLGWYLKVNGKSNHGYIVGAFVDLLVSLTLASSSSSTTSSSDSPSSSSSYSPSSPLSFYSSSLSSSCVSCLEAEQEPQEVDDGDDNDTPPASSSSLLEQDKEEIKYEHVASSSSSSSSSKV